Proteins from a genomic interval of Natator depressus isolate rNatDep1 chromosome 20, rNatDep2.hap1, whole genome shotgun sequence:
- the TUBA1A gene encoding tubulin alpha-1A chain, which translates to MRECISIHVGQAGVQIGNACWELYCLEHGIQPDGQMPSDKTIGGGDDSFNTFFSETGAGKHVPRAVFVDLEPTVIDEVRTGTYRQLFHPEQLITGKEDAANNYARGHYTIGKEIIDLVLDRIRKLADQCTGLQGFLVFHSFGGGTGSGFTSLLMERLSVDYGKKSKLEFSIYPAPQVSTAVVEPYNSILTTHTTLEHSDCAFMVDNEAIYDICRRNLDIERPTYTNLNRLIGQIVSSITASLRFDGALNVDLTEFQTNLVPYPRIHFPLATYAPVISAEKAYHEQLSVAEITNACFEPANQMVKCDPRHGKYMACCLLYRGDVVPKDVNAAIATIKTKRTIQFVDWCPTGFKVGINYQPPTVVPGGDLAKVQRAVCMLSNTTAIAEAWARLDHKFDLMYAKRAFVHWYVGEGMEEGEFSEAREDMAALEKDYEEVGVDSVEGEGEEEGEEY; encoded by the exons atg CGTGAGTGCATCTCTATCCACGTCGGCCAGGCCGGTGTCCAGATCGGCAATGCCTGCTGGGAGCTCTACTGCCTGGAACATGGGATCCAGCCTGACGGCCAGATGCCCAGCGACAAGACCATCGGCGGAGGAGACGACTCCTTCAACACCTTCTTCAGTGAGACGGGCGCTGGCAAGCACGTCCCCAGAGCCGTCTTTGTGGACTTGGAGCCAACAGTCATAG ATGAAGTGCGCACTGGAACCTACCGCCAGCTCTTCCACCCTGAgcagctcatcactggcaaggaagATGCTGCCAACAACTATGCCCGTGGGCACTACACCATTGGGAAAGAAATCATCGACCTGGTTCTTGACAGGATCCGCAAGCTG GCCGACCAGTGCACAGGTCTCCAGGGCTTCCTGGTCTTCCACAGCTTTGGAGGTGGCACTGGTTCTGGGTTCACCTCCCTGCTGATGGAGCGTCTGTCTGTTGACTATGGCAAGAAGTCCAAGCTGGAGTTCTCCATCTACCCCGCTCCTCAGGTCTCCACCGCAGTGGTGGAGCCCTACAACTCCATCCTGACCACCCACACCACCCTGGAGCACTCTGACTGCGCCTTCATGGTAGACAACGAGGCCATCTATGACATCTGCCGCAGGAACCTGGACATTGAGCGCCCCACCTACACCAATCTGAACCGGTTGATAGGCCAGATAGTGTCTTCCATCACTGCCTCCCTCCGATTTGATGGTGCCCTGAATGTAGATCTGACAGAGTTCCAGACCAACTTGGTGCCCTACCCCCGTATCCACTTCCCTCTGGCCACCTATGCCCCAGTCATCTCTGCTGAGAAAGCTTACCATGAGCAGCTTTCTGTAGCAGAGATCACAAATGCTTGCTTTGAGCCAGCCAACCAGATGGTGAAATGTGACCCCCGCCATGGGAAATACATGGCCTGCTGCCTCTTGTACCGTGGGGACGTGGTGCCCAAAGATGTCAATGCTGCTATTGCCACCATCAAAACCAAGCGCACTATCCAGTTTGTGGACTGGTGCCCAACTGGCTTCAAGGTTGGTATCAACTACCAGCCTCCCACTGTGGTTCCTGGCGGTGACCTGGCCAAGGTGCAGCGGGCCGTGTGCATGCTCAGCAACACCACAGCCATAGCTGAGGCCTGGGCTCGTCTGGACCACAAGTTTGACCTGATGTACGCCAAGCGTGCCTTTGTTCACTGGTACgtaggggaggggatggaggaaggCGAGTTCTCGGAGGCTCGGGAGGACATGGCTGCCCTAGAGAAGGATTACGAAGAGGTTGGTGTGGATTCTGTTGAAGGGGAAGGTGAAGAGGAAGGGGAGGAATATTAA